Below is a genomic region from Herpetosiphonaceae bacterium.
CGACGATCTCGCGGTCCGGTCGGCGGCGCCGCTGCGCGGCTGCGCGACGTGCCGCGCGGATCATGGAGCGCTGCGTCCACAGCCAGCGATAGACCCGCGGCTTAACACCCCAGTAGCGCGGCCCGTTGAGCGCCAGAAAGCCGCCGGTGACGATCTCGCTCAGCAGCAGGCCCGGCAGCATCCGTAGATACGTCGCGCGGCTCAGGTTTTTCAGCAGCATCAGGTGCCGGTTGCGATCGAGATAGAACGCTTTGGACGGCGAGTAGCTCGGCTCGTAGGCGTGCTCGACGATCGCATCGGGCACGTACAGGCAGCGATAGCCCGCCAGCCGCGCCCGCCACGACAGATCGGTATCCTCGACGTACATGAAAAATCGCTCGTCGAAGCCGCCCAGCTCCTCGAACACGCTTCGGCGGATCGCGAAGGCCGCGCCCGACACCGCATCGACCTCGGCAGCCGTCGCGTAGTGCGCGCGTGGCCGCCCCGCGCCCCGGCAGTAGGTTAGGCCCGTGAACTGCACCGTGTTGCCGCAGGTGTTGACGATCGCGGGATCGCTCATGTGGACGATGCAGGCCGTCGTCAGGCCAACGTCGGCGGTCGTGTGCAGCGGCACGATCAGCGCGTCGAGCGCGCCAGGCAGCAGAACGGTGTCGGGATTGAGCATCACGAGATACGCGCCGCGTGCCGCCTGCGCGCCGCGATTATTGCCGCCCGCGTAGCCGTCGTTGGGGCCGCAGATCAGCCGCGCCTGCGGATAGCGCTCGCGCACCAGATCGGCGCTGCCGTCGGTCGAGGCGTTATCCACGACGATCAGCTCGTCCTGCGGCGTGAGCGCGCTCAGGATCGAATCGAGGCAGGCGCTCAGATCGCGGCGGCTGTTGTAGCTGACCACGATCACGCTCGCGCGCCGATCGACGCTCTGGGGATACGGTGCTGCCATCGGCTAGGCTACTCCGCGCAGGTCGTGACCGACCTCGAAGGGCAGATCGCTCTGGTGGATCGTCGCCGGCGGGCCGTGCTCCCTCACGTCCGGCAGCCGATCGAGCACGCCGCGCCGCATCTCGATCAGCATGCCGCGCATCGAGTGCAGCACCAGCCCGACGAAGAAGAGCAGCATGCCCACGACGCAGAGCAGCACCGTGATCAGGCCATAGCCGACCGCAAGCTTCTGGGTGTGGGCGTAGATGTTGACGATATGCAGGCCGAGGCCTAATCCAAGCAGCAGGGTGATCATGCCGGACAATCCAAAAAACAAGAGCGGACGAATCTGACCCACCAGCCGCAGAATTCCGTTCAACACCTGCATCCCGTGCCGCACCGGATTACGCTTGGCCGGCTCGGCATAGATCACCTTGATTGGCACTTCGAGCACCCGCAGCCGATGCTCGCGCACCAGGAATTGCATCTCCGACTCGATCGAGAAGCCGCCCTGGCTGAAGGAGAGCTGATCGAGCGCCCGCGCCGAGAAGGCCCGAAAGCCGCTCTGCGAGTCGCTGATGCGCACGCCTGAGGCCAGATTGGTCACGAGCGTCAGGCCGTGCTGCCCGACTTTACGATAGGCCGGAATGTCGCTTTTGATCTCCTTGAAGCGCGATCCGACGACCACATCTGCCATGCCGTCGCGGACGGGAGCCAGCAGTTGCGGAATATCGTCGGCGCAGTGCTGCCCGTCGCCGTCGAGCATCACCAGCACGGCAGGCCGCAGGCGGCGCACGTACGTGAAGCCGGTATTGACCGCCGCCGCCTTGCCCTGGTTCACCTGATGCTGCACGACGGTCGCGCCTGCCTTGCGCGCAATCGCCACGGTGCGATCGGACGAGCCATCGTCGACGACGACGACATGATCGACATATGACTGGACCGCCAGCACCAGGCTGCCGATGAACCGCTCTTCATTGAACGCCGGAATCAGCGCCACGGTCGGCCCAGGCGGGCGGTGTATGTGGCGGGCGTGGGTCGGGCGTGATGTTTCCACGAAGCAGGTCATAACGTTCTCCAGGTTAACCCATCGTCTAGGTCTGCAAAGCGTGCGCGGGAGCAGCCGATGCTCCGGTTGGCTGCTGTGCCTGAACGCGCTCCAGCGTTTCACGAAAAAGCGGTACGTCGGGCTGCTTGGCGGCTGCGGCGCTAAACCAGCGCAGCGCTGCCGCCGGATCGCCCTGGTTCAACAGCATCGTGCCCAGGGCAAAATCGGGGTAGCCGCTGGCCGGATCGACGCGCTGCGCGCGCTCGTACCAGCCCTGCGCGACGCTCGGATCGGTGCCGCGCAGCATGTCTCCAGCGGCCAGGAGGGGCCAGATGCTGCCGGGTGCCAGCGCGGCGGCCTGCTCGTAGGCCCGCGCCGCATCGTCGGTCGCTCCCAGGTCGCGCAGGCCATCGCCGATCCGAAACGCGATCGGGTAGCTGCTCGCCAGGGGCAGCGCGGCAACATAGCTGCTGATCGCCGCCTGGGGATCGCCCGCGATCTGCGCGCTTCTCGCGCCCGCCAGCCGACCCCAAATATCGTTCTGTGCCGCCAGCGCCTCGTAGCGGGCCAGCGCGAGCGCCTGCTGCTCGGTGCGCAGCAGCAGATCGGCGTGCCGCAGCGCCAGCGAGCGATCGTCGGGCAACACACGCCGCAGCACGTCCAGATAATCCGCCGCGTCGTCCAGGCGTCCGGTCTGCTCAAGCTCATCGGCGGCGGCACGCCAGCGACGCACGGCAGACGAGGTCGCGGCAACCTGCTCGATGGTCGGAGCGGGCTGCTCGGCGGCGATCTGGCGGCGTGCCCAGGTAAGCCGCGCGAGCGGATTGCTGCTGCGCTCTGCCGCCTGCCGGTACAGCGCATCGGCGGCGGGCTGGTCGTGGGCCTCAAGCAGCGCGGCCTGCTCGAACGCGGCGCGGCCACTCGGATCGACGCCTGTCAGCGCGGCGGTCAGCGCCAGCGCCTCGGTCGTCGTCAGCGGGCGGGCATGATCCAGCGCACGATCCAGCGCCGCTGCGGCCTGCCAGGTCTGGATCGCCGCGTCTCGCTCGCCCGCCTGCCACTGCGCCAGTCCGTCGATCCATGCGGCATGACGCGCAAATGATTCGGCGGATGACTCGTCCGCCGCTCCCTCGATCGTGATGCCCGTTGCAGTGCTGTGCAGCGCCAGCGTGCGATCGGTGCGTGCGCTGGTCCAGAGCGCCGTCTGGTGCTGCGGTGTGTGCGCCGTGATCAGCAGCGGCGGCGCGATCGTGCCCGGCTGTTTCTCGACGGTGAGCGCTCCGGGCCTGAGCGACGGCAGACGGTAGCGCAGCCGCACGACGCGCTGCTCGCCGGGATTGACGCGGAAGTAGCCGCCGAAGACCGCGCGGCTGTGCTGCCGGTCGGTGCCCAGCGATTCCTCAAGGCCGCTGCTGTCGAGCAGTTGGCTGCCCTCAGGCACATAGACCCGCAGATAGTTGGCGTAGCAGCCGGGACGGCGCTCAAGCTGAAGCGTCCGAGGATCGGTGCATTGCCCGTTGACCGCGTAGGCGGTCGGTGCCTCGGCCCACGGCGAGTAGCGATTGGTGTAGGTCAGCGTCAGCGTGGCGGTGAGCGGCGTGCCCTGCGCGTCCAGCGCGAGATCGTAGTGGGTGAGGCGCTCGACAAAGGCGTTGACTCCGCCGTAGCCTACGTCGGCATCCACAATGCGCAGCGTGTCGCCCGCCGTGGGCTGGAGGCTGCCGTCCCAGCCGCGCGACCGCAGGACGGCGGCAAGCTGCGGCTGGTCGAGCGCGATCAGCAGATGGCGCTCGTCGATGTTGGTCTGGATCGCGGCGGCAAGCTGCGGCAGCGTCGCCGGATCGCTCGTGAGCAGATGCTCGAACAGCGCGGGCAGCAGCTCGGCCAGACGGCCCTTATCGCGGTAGATCGCGCCGTCGTAGTAGCGCGAAAGGATCGCCTCGACGATCTGGTCGGCGTCGATCTGCGTGCCGTCGCCCAGCTTCAGCGGGCCGGTCGCGCGCAGCAGCGGTGCCAGTGCGTAGGGATCGACCGCGATCACGCCGTCGGCTGGGGCCTGCTGGTTGAGCGTCCAAAACGCTTGCAGCGCGCGGGCGGTCGTCGGAAAATCGGGCGACCAGTTGGCGTCGCGCAGGTGCCAGCCGCCCAGGCGCAGGTAGCGCGTGTAGGCAAACGGCATCGGCTGAGCGGCGGTCGCGGCGAAGGCTTCGCTTGGCTGGCACTGCTCAAGCGAGGGCCTGGCCTCGACGACGCGCACCACGCAGACCAGGCCGATAAAGCCGCCGGTCGGTCGCAGCTCGAACGGGTTTTGCAGCACCACCAGATAGCGGCGCGGCTCGTCGCTGCCGATCAGCCAGGGCAGATGCGGCGCGGCCTGCCGTGCGCTGTCAAGCGCGGGTATCGCCGCCGTCATCGCTCGATCCATGGCCTGAAGCTGCGTCTGATACGGCGCGAGGCGCGGGCTGCTCTCGATCAGCGGCGCGAGCATCTGCCATGCCCGCTGCGCCTGCTCAAGATCTGTCTGGATCGCGGCCAGCGCCTCCGGCCGCTGGCTGAGCTGCCGCGCTACAAGCGCCAGACGGTCGGGCGTGGTTTTTGCGTCGAGCGCTGGCTCAAGCACGCGGCAGGCGGTCGCTCCGGCGGCGCTGCCATGTCGCGCCAGGAGAATCGCATCGGGCGCGACGCGCAGATCCGCGCCAATGTTGGGCACCCAGCCCATGCGGCGCAGCAGCGGCGCGAGCGGCTGGCTCCATCCGGCGGCACGATCCCAGGCAGCGGTGGCGGCCTGGAGGTCGGCGCATCCGGCGCGCAGATCACGGCGCTCGACGGCGGCCTGGACCCGCGCAGTGATCGCGAGCGCCTCCATCACCCGGCGTTGCAGCAGGTAGCCGCTTGTGCCGAGGACAACAGCGCCCAGGACGATCAGGCCGATGCCAAGCACTGCGCCAGGCTGACGTGCGCCGCGTACCACGATCTACCTCGTCGCCCGCGCGCGCCAGAAGACAACGCTTCCGGCGATCATCAGCAGCAATCCGAGCAGCAGGAGCGACCACTGCAATCCTGAGTCGGCTCCGGTGTTGCTGAGCGGGCCGCGTGGAACCTGCGGGCCGCCGCTCGGCGGGTCCGACGCCTCAGCCGCCGCGCCTGCGACCGCCAGAGCGGCCTCAGCGCGCTGCTCGTCGAGCGCGCCTGTGGCATCGCGGACGATCACCACGTTGATCA
It encodes:
- a CDS encoding glycosyltransferase family 2 protein, which codes for MAAPYPQSVDRRASVIVVSYNSRRDLSACLDSILSALTPQDELIVVDNASTDGSADLVRERYPQARLICGPNDGYAGGNNRGAQAARGAYLVMLNPDTVLLPGALDALIVPLHTTADVGLTTACIVHMSDPAIVNTCGNTVQFTGLTYCRGAGRPRAHYATAAEVDAVSGAAFAIRRSVFEELGGFDERFFMYVEDTDLSWRARLAGYRCLYVPDAIVEHAYEPSYSPSKAFYLDRNRHLMLLKNLSRATYLRMLPGLLLSEIVTGGFLALNGPRYWGVKPRVYRWLWTQRSMIRAARRAAAQRRRRPDREIVGQMTYRLECSQLANRTLSRLAELVFHPAFRMARRLLTT
- a CDS encoding glycosyltransferase family 2 protein, with the translated sequence MTCFVETSRPTHARHIHRPPGPTVALIPAFNEERFIGSLVLAVQSYVDHVVVVDDGSSDRTVAIARKAGATVVQHQVNQGKAAAVNTGFTYVRRLRPAVLVMLDGDGQHCADDIPQLLAPVRDGMADVVVGSRFKEIKSDIPAYRKVGQHGLTLVTNLASGVRISDSQSGFRAFSARALDQLSFSQGGFSIESEMQFLVREHRLRVLEVPIKVIYAEPAKRNPVRHGMQVLNGILRLVGQIRPLLFFGLSGMITLLLGLGLGLHIVNIYAHTQKLAVGYGLITVLLCVVGMLLFFVGLVLHSMRGMLIEMRRGVLDRLPDVREHGPPATIHQSDLPFEVGHDLRGVA
- a CDS encoding DUF4012 domain-containing protein is translated as MVRGARQPGAVLGIGLIVLGAVVLGTSGYLLQRRVMEALAITARVQAAVERRDLRAGCADLQAATAAWDRAAGWSQPLAPLLRRMGWVPNIGADLRVAPDAILLARHGSAAGATACRVLEPALDAKTTPDRLALVARQLSQRPEALAAIQTDLEQAQRAWQMLAPLIESSPRLAPYQTQLQAMDRAMTAAIPALDSARQAAPHLPWLIGSDEPRRYLVVLQNPFELRPTGGFIGLVCVVRVVEARPSLEQCQPSEAFAATAAQPMPFAYTRYLRLGGWHLRDANWSPDFPTTARALQAFWTLNQQAPADGVIAVDPYALAPLLRATGPLKLGDGTQIDADQIVEAILSRYYDGAIYRDKGRLAELLPALFEHLLTSDPATLPQLAAAIQTNIDERHLLIALDQPQLAAVLRSRGWDGSLQPTAGDTLRIVDADVGYGGVNAFVERLTHYDLALDAQGTPLTATLTLTYTNRYSPWAEAPTAYAVNGQCTDPRTLQLERRPGCYANYLRVYVPEGSQLLDSSGLEESLGTDRQHSRAVFGGYFRVNPGEQRVVRLRYRLPSLRPGALTVEKQPGTIAPPLLITAHTPQHQTALWTSARTDRTLALHSTATGITIEGAADESSAESFARHAAWIDGLAQWQAGERDAAIQTWQAAAALDRALDHARPLTTTEALALTAALTGVDPSGRAAFEQAALLEAHDQPAADALYRQAAERSSNPLARLTWARRQIAAEQPAPTIEQVAATSSAVRRWRAAADELEQTGRLDDAADYLDVLRRVLPDDRSLALRHADLLLRTEQQALALARYEALAAQNDIWGRLAGARSAQIAGDPQAAISSYVAALPLASSYPIAFRIGDGLRDLGATDDAARAYEQAAALAPGSIWPLLAAGDMLRGTDPSVAQGWYERAQRVDPASGYPDFALGTMLLNQGDPAAALRWFSAAAAKQPDVPLFRETLERVQAQQPTGASAAPAHALQT